The Brassica oleracea var. oleracea cultivar TO1000 chromosome C6, BOL, whole genome shotgun sequence genome includes a region encoding these proteins:
- the LOC106300864 gene encoding ras-related protein RABG3d-like, which translates to MSSRRRVLLKVIILGDSGVGKTSLMNQFVNRKFSNQYKATIGADFLTKEVQIDDRIFTLQIWDTAGQERFQSLGVAFYRGADCCVLVNDVNVMKSFENLNNWREEFLIQASPSDPDNFPFVVLGNKTDVDGGKSRVVSEKKAKAWCASKGNIPYFETSAKEGFNVDAAFECITKNAFKNEPEEEPYMPDTIDVAGGQQQRSTGCEC; encoded by the exons ATGTCGTCTCGCCGGAGAGTTCTTCTGAAAGTCATCATCCTCGGAGATAGCGG GGTTGGGAAGACATCGTTGATGAATCA GTTTGTGAATCGCAAATTTAGCAATCAGTATAAAGCTACGATTGGAGCAGATTTCTTGACTAAAGAGGTTCAGATTGATGACAGGATCTTCACTTTACAG ATATGGGATACGGCTGGGCAAGAAAGGTTCCAAAGTTTGGGAGTTGCCTTTTACAGAGGAGCTGATTGTTGTGTTCTTGTAAACGATGTCAATGTTATGAAATCTTTTGAGAATCTTAATAACTGGAGGGAAGAGTTCTTGATTCAG GCTAGCCCATCAGATCCTGACAACTTCCCGTTTGTTGTGTTGGGGAACAAGACCGATGTTGATGGTGGCAAGAGCCGAGTG GTTTCTGAGAAGAAAGCAAAGGCATGGTGTGCATCTAAAGGAAACATTCCTTACTTTGAGACATCTGCCAAAGAAGGATTCAATGTTGATGCGGCTTTCGAATGCATAACCAAAAATGCATTCAAGAATGAACCTGAAGAAGAACC GTACATGCCTGACACTATTGATGTTGCTGGAGGTCAGCAACAAAGATCAACAGGGTGTGAATGCTAA
- the LOC106298634 gene encoding 60S ribosomal protein L37-2: MTKGTGSFGKRRNKSHTLCVRCGRRSFHIQKSRCSACAYPAARKRTYNWSVKAIRRKTTGTGRMRYLRNVPRRFKTGFREGTEAKPRNKAAASSA, translated from the exons ATG ACGAAGGGAACGGGGAGTTTCGGAAAGAGGAGGAACAAGAGTCACACTCTCTGTGTCAGATGTGGTCGCCGCAGTTTCCACATCCAGAAGAGCCGTTGCTCCGCCTGCGCTTACCCCGCCGCTCGCAAGAGGACCT ACAACTGGAGTGTGAAGGCAATCCGTAGAAAGACTACAGGAACAGGAAGGATGAGGTATCTTCGCAATGTGCCTCGCAGGTTCAAGACCGGTTTCAGAGAGG GTACCGAAGCTAAGCCAAGGAACAAGGCAGCGGCTTCATCAGCTTAA